One Papaver somniferum cultivar HN1 chromosome 10, ASM357369v1, whole genome shotgun sequence genomic window carries:
- the LOC113316303 gene encoding uncharacterized protein LOC113316303 has translation MAEWMKLPIRFSASEALEGGYIHNDPLVVTMAIALHEHEDEEAKNKALPWTMPKILIDGVSYVKILFYKIFKQMGLNDECLIPSTYNIFGFNGSSTRPRGEITLEIRVGRILTITTFCVVDVLSPYTAIVGRSWVYGIKEVASTYHQRLRFPTPDGVAEIIGDSGEAKYCYKMEVQNGENNINSPKAQARRARGIDNSIESHDYMAISDAPRHFSNAPASCNTITSGPTTRPL, from the coding sequence ATGGCGGAGTGGATGAAACTCCCCATAAGATTTTCAGCCTCGGAGGCACTAGAAGGAGGATACATCCACAACGATCCTctagtggtcacgatggccattGCACTCCACGAACATGAGGACGAGGAAGCAAAAAACAAAGCACTACCATGGACAATGCCTAAAATCCTAATTGATGGTGTAAGCTATGTGAAGATATTATTCTATAAAATATTCAAACAAATGGGCCTCAATGACGAATGCCTCATACCTTCTACTTACAACATATTTGGATTTAACGGGTCATCGACTCGTCCAAGAGGGGAGATAACATTAGAAATCCGGGTGGGAAGAATCCTTACCATAACCACTTTCTGTGTGGTAGACGTGCTATCACCCTACACAGCCATTGTCGGACGATCCTGGGTATATGGAATCAAGGAAGTGGCCTCCACTTATCATCAAAGGCTAAGATTCCCAACACCTGACGGAGTAGCAGAAATCATTGGAGACTCTGGCGAGGCAAAATATTGCTACAAGATGGAGGTCCAAAACGGCGAGAATAACATAAACTCCCCAAAAGCACAAGCAAGGAGAGCTAGAGGCAttgataattcaattgaatccCATGACTACATGGCAATAAGCGATGCACCAAGACACTTTTCTAACGCTCCAGCCTCGTGCAACACCATAACCTCTGGACCGACTACACGACCCTTATAG